The region ttttacagttttacattttgcattaatttttgtataaggtgtatGACTtagatgaatatttattttttcgcctatggatatccacttactccagcaccatttgttgaaaaggctatcttccactgaattgcttttgcaactttatcaaaataaattgGCTGTACTTGTGATGGGctttttctgggttctctgttctgttccactgatttaTGTGTTTATTCCTCCACCAGTACTATACTGTCTCACTGTCTTGATCACTGTAGCTATATAGTAAGCCTTAATACTGAGTAGAGTGATTCCTCCtgctttgttattctttttcaaaaccgttttagctattttagttcctttgtctttctgtataaatttgaaaaaattgtcTATGTCTACAAAACCAGTTTGccgggattttgataggaattgcatgaAATCTATGTgtcaatttggggaaaattggCATCTTTATTGTGTTGACCCTCCCAATTCATCAACACTGTATGCCTCTccgtttatttaggtcttcttttacTTTATCAGGATTTTGTAATGCCCATCATATATATCCTTTACATGTTTTGTTAAGGGTGTACccatgtatttcattttcttaggaCTGATTGTAAATcatatagtattttaaatttcactttctgtAAGGTCACTGTTAGTATGCAGAAATGTGCTTGTTTTTGCTTATTGATCTTGTATCCGGAAACCTCGCTGAACTCCCTGATTAAGTctgggagattttttttcctgtaaatttcTTGGAATATATTGCACAGATAATCATGTCATTTACAAATAGGATcagttttatttctccctttacaACCTGTAtacttgtattctttttcttgtgtTATTGTGGTGGCTAGGACTTTTAGTGCTATGTTAAGTAAGAATGGTGAGAGAAGATATTCTTGCCCTGTTCTTTATATTAGGGGAAAATAATTCAGTCTTTCActaatatgatgttagctgtaggttttttgtagatgctctttatcaagttgaagtaattctcttctattcctaatttgctgagactttttcttttcaatcaaggatgggtgttggattttattttatttatttatttatttatttatttttttaaaaagatgaccggtaaggggatcttaacccttgacttagtgttgtcagcaccaagctcacccagtgagcaactggccatccctatatgggatccgaacccatggccttggtgttatcagcaccacactctcccgagtgagccacgggctggcctgttggattttatcaaatacttttttctgcatcaactaatatgattatatgatttttcttcttcaggttgttaatatggtgaatgacattgattgattttcaaatattgaaccagccttgcatgtctggaataaatcccacttggttgtggtgtataattctttttatacattattgtatttggtttgctaataATTTGTTGGAATTTTTGTGTCTAAGTTCATGAGGGACATtggtttgcagttttctttttttatattggcATTGTCTGGTTTTTATGTCAAGGTTATTCTGCtgtcataaaatgagttgggatatcctctcttctattttttgtaaGAAGCTGTGTAAAATTggctttaattcttctttaaacgttTAGTAGAAACTCCACTGAAACCATCTAGATATGGagattttattttcatgagtttttaaattataaattcagttCAATTTATTTAGTGGTTATTCAGATTATCTTCTTcatctttgggttttggtggtTCGGGGATTCTGAGGAATTGTTCCATTTTGTCTAAGTTGTCGAGTTTATGAGTATAACATGTTTTctagtattcctttattatctttgTAATGGCTTCAGACCTATAATGACATTCcctgtttcatttctgatatttgagatgtgtgtcttctctcttttcatttttgtgcatcttgctagaagtttatcaatattattgaactttttaaataactagctttttgtttcattgattttctctattgttttcctgtttttaatttcattgatttctgctcttgtctttattatttcccctttctcctgcttgctttgtgtttattttgctctttgttATCTAGTTTCATAAGAATCAttgttattgatttgagatctttcttcttctctaatGTAAGCATTTGGTGCTGTAAATTcccctctgagcactgctttagctTCATCCCACATGTTTtcatatgtattattattttatttagttttatttatttttaaaaattctatgagATTTCCAATTTGGCCCATGAATTATTCATAAATGTGTTTAGTTTATAAGTGTGTGTTCAGAGATTTTCCTATTGTCttccattattgatttctagtctgATTCCATTTTGGTCCAAGAACACacttcaattcttttgaatttgttgaagtttgttttatttcctaGCATATTGTCTGTGTTGGTGAATTTTCTATGggtgtttgaaaaaaaaatatgtattgtgatgttgttgggtggagtgttttataaatgtcaagtAGATACTGTTGGTTTATTGTGTTGTGCAGATTTTCTGTATCCTTGTTGATTTTTGTCTAGTAGTTGTATAACTTGGGAGAAGTGGGTGTTAAAGTTTCCAACTGTAATTGTGGATttaattatttctccttttagctCTATCATTTTTTGCTTAATGCATTTTGAGGCTCTGTTGTTTGGGGCATACACATGTAGGATCATTTTAGCTTGCTGGTGGATTGCTCCTTTTATCATAATGTaatgttcctctttttctctactaattttcatttctctgaagtctgctctgtcAGGTATTAACATAGCcactcctttattttttattaatatttgcatggtatatctttctctatctttttagTTTCAACCTACATATGCGATTGAATTTGAACTTAGTTTTTGTAATAGAACATAGCtgggttgtgtttttttaaatccattctaccaatctctgtctttttgtgtgtgtatttagaccatttacatttaaccTAATTACTGATATGCTAACTCTTGAGTTTTccactttattatttgttttctgtttgtattctTTGGTTCTCAgtcctttgtttctcttttcttgccttactgtgggttatttgaatattttatagaatTCTATCTTCAACTATTTAGTGCTTTTGAGTGTATCTCCTTCCTTGTGTAGTTTTCATGGCGGTTGCTCTGGGtattaaaatacacatatgtGCCTTATTATAGTCTACTGTATATTAaccatgtctttttattttctcttttctaataatTTGCCATTTGATATCTTGCTGACCATGGAGGGGCTGCCCCTCCCAAGGTTAGTCAATTCCTAGAGATAATATGCAACTTGCCCCTGTGTGCACCTTTTAAatacaaaccaaccaatccaAAGCCCATCTTCCCAACTACCTACTCTATAGGGCTGTCACACTCCAGGCCACTATCCCCCTTTCCCTGATCACCCCAGGGCCAGATACCAGACAACTAGAGACAACCCCTCTGCCCCAGAGCCTGCTAGCTGATATTGTTCAAACTAGCCAAACCTAAACTGGCTTAccttacagagagagagagagcaccttggtgtctcttcttatataTAGCCACATTGGAgctagggcttcaacacatgaatttggggcaGGGACACAGATATTCAGTCTATAACACTCATGTTTTCCCCATGCTCCCTCTACCTCCTGACTAATCCTGGTTCTTCCACATGTGGCCCCCTGCCTGGCATGCCCCTCCTCTTGGGATCtttgtatatagaaaaatatcttCTCAGGGACAACcatctcctgatctgttggcctcacAATActtgaataataagaaaaatctattgtcttagtctgttcaggctgctataacaaaatagtttaaactgggtaattcataatgaacagaaattgattcctcacagttctggaggctggaagctccaagatcaaggtgctggaagattcagtgtctggtgaaggctgctccctggttcatagatggtgccttctatgtatcttcacatggcaaaaggggaGATCAAGCTCCTTCAGGCCtctttataagagcactaatcccatccatgagggcagaCCTCCTAAAAACCCCATCTCTTAATATTATTGCATTGGCAATTAGGTTTCAATGTATGAACtgtgggaggacacaaacattgagATTAGGTGGGGTCAAACCAAGTGACACACGGCTAGGGCTAGACCAAGGGTTCCAGCTGGGGACCCAGACAGGGAACCTGTGCAAGGTCAAAGACGCCTGGACCAGTTACCCAGTCACTGTTGCCCCCTGCTTGAGATGCAGTAGGAGCAGCACATGAGAAGCCCCATCCCTGGTACCACCAACCTGTTGCCAGGCCCTTGTTGATCCCTGACCTGGGGCTGTTCTTGGCACTCTGCCTGCCGCTGCGGCCAGGCCTAGGGACAAACCCCACAGCACTGGACTCCTCTATAAAGAAGAACAGCACCATTATACCCAGCATCCCTGGCTCCAATGGGGCCCTGTCTCAGGAGGCCATCACTGCCATCATTGTGGTCTTCTCCATCCTGGCTGCCCTGCTCCTGGCTGTGGGGTTAGCATTACTGGTGCATAAACTTTGGGAAAAATGTCAGATGGAAGGCACCAACTGGCCCAGCAGCGAGGAGCAGTTCTCCCATGCAGCCTAGGCCTGGGGCCCCCAGGACTCCAAGGAGGCCGTGTGGGGCTGTCTGTCCATCTAGGtacccctccctccatccatctcctttccttactgtgtgaccttagggGAAGGCAGAGCCCACTCTGGGCAATCAGACCCACTCAGTGTTTATGAATAGATGGGATccctgcaggggtgggggtggagtgggaaAGAGGGTTGTCCTTGAGGGCAAAGGAGGGTGGAGCTGctcactttttatatatttatataaaattggtAGTGAGATATAATAGGAGCTTTTTTGAGCTGATGGGAGCATTAGCCCAGATGGAGGAGATGAATTGTAAGGTTGAAAGGATCCTAGAATACTGAAGTGCCTTCTTGGAAGGGGGGGGGCTTTTAGATGCACCTAGGAGCCAGTTAGAGGCAGCCTCTGGGAGGAGGGTGAtcaggggagcagagagagagccccCATAAACTCAcaaggaaaaaccaaaaaacaaaacaaaagaaaacctaaaaaccATTCAGACCACATTTTAAGCATactggttgtattagtccattttgtgttgctataacagaataactgaaactgagtaatttataaagaatggaggtttatttggcttacagtttctgagactggtaAGTCCAATGTCCATCTGATGGttgcaacagtgactcaggggtctcacattgcaagatggtggaagcagagagagcagagtgagcagagagagaaagactctcctcttcttttaaagccctcagaaccacgccctgaccaccatttttaatccattcactactgcacggtcctacaatccaatcatctcttcaaggctccaccttccaattacaataataggatttcccactctcttaacagtcacagtgggggccaagtttctaatacataaaactcaatttgagcttcagggagttttggggggacataattcaacccagtACACTGGTACTTACATTTTTCCACTTTGAGTCAACTGTGGAAACCTCAGTTCCATTTAGGTCCTTTACCTTCCCCACTTTTAAATATCATtgccttgggccgagcccgtggcgcacttgggagagtgcggcgctgggagcgcagcaacgctcccgccgagggttcggatcctatataggaatggccggtgcactcactggctgagtgccggtcacgaaacagATAAATATCATTGCCTTAGTATTAGAtggtgttataatttttatttcaaccaCCAAATATGATAGATAAAACTCAAAAGGAAAAGGATAGTCTATTTTATGTACCCatcttcctgttcttttcttttttgtttttttttttcttcttgctcttcATTGAGTCTTTTTCCTTCCTGATGCTCCAaagattctttctttccttttgcttcgctctctctctctctctctctctctgtcctttttttctctttcaacttcCTTAGCCAATTGTTAAGGGTAGGCCTCTTGgcaaattcttttagtttttctgtctatgtctttatttcctcttcctctctgaaGAATAGTTCAATCAGATACAGAATTCATAGTTAACAGTTCTTTTCcagcattttgaaaaatgttgtgcCCCTTTCTTCTGTCCTCCAGGTGATAAAACTGCTGTCATTTAAATTGGTGTTTCCAGGCTatcaggttagctcagttggacaccaaggtcagggttcagatccccataccagccagccacaaaaacaaacaaacagaataaataaataaattggtatTTCCCTATAGGTAATGCTTTGTTTCTCTCTGGGTTGcttaaagttattttcattatctttatttatttatttatttatttattggcaactgactggtatggggatccacccttgaccttggtgttataacaccgaagtataaccaactcagctaactggccagccctatttgcattgtatttagttttcaaaagttTACTAGTGATATATCTTGACATGGATTTCCTTGAGTTTATCCTGTTTCAGTTTCCCTGAGCTTCTTGGACCTGTAGGTTtgtgtccttcaccaaatttgggacattttattcattattacttcaaatattctTGCTCTCATTGTCTTTTTCCTGCCCTGGGACTTCCATGGTATGAATGCTGGATCTTTTGCTATTTTATCACCAGTTTATGAAGCTCTGTTCAACATTTTCGAtcaattttctctgtttttgttaccgaactcaggtccggctgcctgcccccttgacaaggaaagaaaaaagactcagaagtcaaatggttggtgttagaaaagcagatgtattcagctgaaggagatggtaggctgtctcatctcaaagatttaggtatactgaagggtttttaaaggaagggttgagggaatggaatatgggaggtgaaaagcaggagagaaggagatgtgagttaTGAGGGGTCCATGTCTGTGagccaggtacaaggtcttgccgaggcctcatctggtttctgttctcatcttcgctgttctctcaggaccctgcaagattttgatttggaCCAGTGtgcttggctggtgcccaaggtcagcttccagtcgtttggccttgatcatttctcaaaactctacaagtctcaaagaaagaactgttagctttgcaaagtacgaattagcttctcagccttgttttcctacttagcgagcaagataagaaagtcaggggatgggaagcaagagtggagagaagaaaactgtccttttaaaaatcctcccccGCCCTGCAaaccaggcagctttaggtcccaacatggcttcagtcctgctcactccaacattttGTTCAGATTGGGTGAATTCTACTGatctatttttaagtttactGATTCTATCTTCTGTCATCTCCACTCTACTTTTGAGCCCATCCAGTGaggattttatttctgttattgcaCTTTCTAGtcgggatttttttttaattcctatttctttgctgagattttttaattttctaatttgttcCAAGAGAATATTTGTAACTGATTGttgaaatcttttttgttttggtacagggatcaaaccctggaccttggtgtctgtcatcagcaccatgctctaaccaactgagctaactcgcCAGCCCTAATTAATTCAGTGtcttaattgaaaaataaaaatagtatatatttattgtgtacatgatgttttgaaatatgtatacattgtggaatggctaaactgagctaattaacatatgcactacctcacatatttatcattttttgtggcgagagcacttaaaatctactctcagtgagtttcaagaatacaatattgttattaactatagctACCATGTTGTTCGATAGATCTTTAACTTATTTctgctaactgaaattttgtatcctttgaccaacatctctccaagTCCTCTCCCTCAGTCCCTGGCagctaccattctactctctgcttctgtgagttcaacttttttagattccacatacaagtgagactgtgccatatttgtctttctgtgcctggcttatttcatttagtgtattgtcctccaggttcatccatgttggcaCAAATGATGggatttccctctttttaaaggctcaatagtattccattgtgtatacgagagtatttcaaaaagttcctggactGTACCGgctaactgccaaaaaaaaaaagaaaaaaaaggtttccagaaaaatagaattaaaagataaaatgaatatttccatgaatttttaaaaaaatcctcatatatacattttctttatccatttatgtgATGATAGATACTTAGGCTGATTTCGTATCtcagctactgtgaatagtgctgcaatgaacatgggagtccaggtgtctctttgacatactgctttcatttcctttggatatgtgagggtattcaaaaagtttgtggaaaaattgaattaaaagataatacaatctttccatgaactttttgaagacagtgggattgtgggatcatatggtaattctgtttttaattttttctctctcttttttttttttggcaactggctggtaaggggatctgaacccttgaccttggggttataaagctgagctctaaccaactgagctaaccagtcagccccccctatttttaattttttgaggggtGTCCTGGTCATTTGGTTTATTATATTAGGAGACTCTGGGTTCTATATAAGTCTTTTATTTTAGCAGGCGTTCCCCCTGTTTAGGTTTAACATGAAGGTTTTGGCCTAGTTTTTGTACTGTGGTTTTAATGGCAGTTTAATCTCAGAGCCTTTGTGGTGTTATTCTCCTCTTCTTGGTCTATCTGGTGCCTCTCAGGCTCCCACTTGTCTCTGCTGGTGTTGCCTGAGGGGGCAGGAGGGATTTCTACAGGCCAGGCCTCCTGGTGTTTGTTGGTGTTGGAGGGATGTGATGGGATCCCCTACCAGTGCCTgccagctgcccaggtgtctctctgaaaggaaggggaagggctgaccggttagctcagttggttagagtgtggtgctgataacaccatggtcaagcgtttggatccctgtaccggccaaacacccaccccaccccccaaaaaaggaaggGGAGTCTCAGGCCTGTCAGGTCAAAGAGGCTTCCTGGGACAGGATGCTTGTTGTGACTGGGTCTCTCTTGCTGGTTCTGCCTGTCTGTCCCAGTGACTCTGGGCAGGAGAGGGGCTTTCTAAGCCTGGCCACCTCATTTCTGCTACCTCTTGTTGGGAGGAGGGAATCTCAGAAGTCTCAGGTCTTCGAGGCCCTCAAGGTAAGAGAGATTTTCCAGGCCTGGCCTCTTGCTGTGGCTTTGTCCGtcctgcaggtgtgtgtgtgggggggtgactCTCATGGGAGAGGGGAGTCTAGGGCTCAGTGGCGAAGGAGAGCACTTCTCATGGCACTTAATGTTAGCAGGCTCCCGATCCATCCCCCTTGCTCTTGGTGTTGGGCTTGCATCATGTTGTCACAGGGACTTCTGTTTGATCCAGGGGAGGAACGAGCCTGTTTGGGCTGCCTTCTGTTGCTAGGATTGGGGTCGGGAAATACTGGCCTTGAGTTGCCTTCTTCTGTTGGGTGGGGGGGACGGAAGATGTCATACAGTTGTGCTGTTCCTACTCTTGTGTTGTtgttactgaaagaaagtgagctgagacactgggtactgatcaagcttaattaaaggaaaagaatctgccgggctgtgctcaaagtggcaggcagcccagggctgccctgaaaatgggggacagcaccaggtttgggggtggtagagcttatatagggtgccaagggctggctgataccatcaaggaggggcattatgctaatgtggaaactatgcaaCCAGGCTGGAGAACTGCACTCTTCCTGTTTAAGTCAcaaggcttctcgtaaagggaagcggggaggggtttggtgctggagtggaaggcgaggccggcagctattttgtgcttattgtgtgcacaatggctcTGGTCaagtccaagatccatcagttaCCAGCAGAtcaggcttggcttgccctctcacactaaaaaaaaatgactcgAAAGTCCAGAagtggtgcaaggattggaagctttattcagataaccggcatctgggggatgaccagtcTAAAATCATTccaccttctgatgcctgttctggagTTTATAAATGGGAAGAGGCAGGCAGATGAGGTAAGGGTCTTTGTTCTGTGAAAAAAGTGGGAGGCTGGGATtagcagatggtctgagtcagatgtcagggtcccaggATGGACTGGGAACTTCAGTGTCACAGAGTCTGCAGCcagcttcaagtccttgatgttacttcagggttggagtccttatctcctagggagagctcaaggatagTAACCTCagtcaaacatcataaaaatacctgacttggatttctaattaacATGGATGCACTTTTCCTTCAAGTAAAAAGGGGAGTTTATAATCAGCTaggttgtcttgcctctctcttatatcTCCTCTTGCTTGCAGCTgattagagaggtaagaaaaacaagaaacttagtttcagtccttaattgtaggtgcacaaCGTCTGAAGTAAATCAGTACAAGAGGGGGTGATTTCAGCTCCGGTTGGGCTCAGCCATGTGGTCAGTCTCTCAATTCTTCTGCTAACCTCAGGGAATTGATGATTACCGGTTCCCAAGTTAGTGGCtgactgaaattttctgcttggtcttagttaccccaaagatatCTGTTTTTCCGGCTAGGGTCCATTTCATTATTTCCAGGGCTGATAGTTGTGCTTAGCAGGAAGGAGCAGGGAGAAATGGGTCTATGCTGTCTTGTCCAGACTGgaaatctctatttttttaacCCTCAATGCCTCTCAAGTCTGACCTCAAACCCAGGCCTCTGTTCACTCTTCCACTATCAATGCTACTTTGGTTTGTCCTTGACTATGGGCTCTGTCAACAGATTGTGACTTGTGCTTCTGACTggctggctataaattggggttcctgCGATCCCTTCCTTGGGTTCcattagtttgctagagcagctcacagaactcagggaaaaaaTTTACCTACCTttgccagtttattataaaggatattacaaaggataaaaatgaacagccagatggaagagaagcatagggcaaggtatgtggGAAGGGCTGCAGAGCTTCTCCGCCTTCCCCAGGTACTTCCACATATTCAGCTATGGGAAAGCTCCCCGAACCCAgtctttttgggtttttatggtggCTTTGTTCTgtaaccatcttttttttttttttttttttgcagctggcaggtaagggggttcgaacccttgaccttggtgttagaacaccatgctctgggccagccctgtggcgcactcaggagagagcagcgcttgggagcgcagcggtgctcccactgcgggttcggatcctatataggaatgaccggtgcgctcactggctgagtgcggtgcaagCGAAACCACACCAAGGGTAgggatccccttacctgtcacaaaaagacaaaaaaaaaaaaaaaaaaccccgaaaaacaaaaaaaaccacaaatagtCTGGGAGATGCACGGGTGTTTCCTGGAAGGGcatttcagggccagcccgtggctcactcgggagagtgtggtgctgataacaccaaggccatgggttcagatcctatatagggatggctggttagctcactggctgagcgtggtgctgatgacaccaagccaagggttgagatccccttaccggtcatctttaaaaaaaaaaaaaaaaaaaaaagaacaccatgctctacccaactgagctaactggccatctctgtGGGCACAATTAATTAAATCATTGGCTATTGATGATTAACTTAACCTTCAgactccccagccctcccctccagGCCTTGGTCTTTAAGGTGACCAGCCCCCCTCCCGAAGCTTTCTGGAGGCCCCAGCCACCACTCattcattagcatacaaaagactcATGCTGGAGATTACAAGGATTTTAGGAGCTATACGTCAGTAAACAGgaagaccaaatatgtatttcataATACAGCTCTAACACCATCATTGGCATGTTGTCTAGAATTGTGCCATCTGATATGGCAGACATAgccatgtggctattgagcacttgaaatgaggCTAATGAGACTGAaggactgaattttaaaatttattgtaattaatttaaaatttaaaatagatacTCAACTCAAttattggaaaacttttaaaCTATGTTTGGAACAACTTGTGGATGTTAATCCATATTTTCAACTGTAAGTTTTATAAAATCTAAGTACACGTCAAGTGTTTCTGGTGAAAATTTAGCATTCAAATTGAgatgtagggctggctggttagctcagttgtttagagcaagACCAGGGTCTAGGGTTCCATCGCTgccccagccagccaccaaaaaataaaaatacccatcaaattgagatgtgctgtcaGTATAAAACATGCATACGATTTcacagactctttttttttttttggcggctggcaggtaTGGAGAACCAAACCGTTaacctttgtgttacaaggccttgctctaaccaactgatctaactggctGGCCTCTAATTGCAGACTTATTACAACAAAATGAATGCCAAATATATCGttactaatttttaaagttgattaCACCTTGAAATGATGTTTTGGATATGTACTTTAAACaaactatattattaaaattaatttcacttgtttattttttaaatatattaattggattttattattatttataaaatagaatgagtgttcAATTTAGCctagcagaggaggttggttttatagatagaaaaaggctgaggaaaacagaaaacaaaaagcctctttttctttttaatgagtcATCTGTCTGCAGCCCTCAAGTTAAATCTCCTCCCCCTCTTCCACCTGGGTTGGAAATTGAGGCTGCTGCTCTGTGTCAAAGTGATTTAGATCCTCCAGGCATGAGCTTTCACTCTTACCGATATAATTTGGAACAGCCAGGTTATTTCCGCCTAGAGACAGGGATGTCTGAATTTCACTGGCCATGGAGACTACAGCCTGCCTCCCGCACAGAGCCACTGGCCAGCTGCGCAATCTGTCCAAAGCAACCTCAGGCTGTGCCGCCACCCACTTCCACTTCTCCCACACTGGCTTGGCCGGCTGTGCCATCTTATCTGTGCCACCTCAGGCTGTGCCCTGCTCCTGCCCGCATTGGACATGGGGACTTCTTCTGATTACAGACCAGACAGCCTCATATGGACTGGGGAGACCagatcctgatttt is a window of Cynocephalus volans isolate mCynVol1 chromosome X, mCynVol1.pri, whole genome shotgun sequence DNA encoding:
- the LOC134368015 gene encoding protein crumbs homolog 3-like, with the translated sequence MEGLPLPRPLLIPDLGLFLALCLPLRPGLGTNPTALDSSIKKNSTIIPSIPGSNGALSQEAITAIIVVFSILAALLLAVGLALLVHKLWEKCQMEGTNWPSSEEQFSHAA